TTTGAAAAACTTAGATGCACGTGCTGATATTTTGAACAAAAAGCGCTATGCTAAGTTACATTACACAGCACCAGGAACAGATCTAACAATTGAACTACCTGACAAACATATCTGGTGTACAGGTGCTAGTCATACGCCTGAGGGTACTTCATTTGTTGCGAATATGCCGACAGAAGAAGTCTATACAATGCCTTCAAAATATGGTGTAAATGGTTATGTTTCAAATACAAAACCATTGGTATTCCAAGGCAATATTATTGATCAATTCAAAATTACTTTTGAAAATGGGAAAATTGTTAAAACTGAAGCTGGTGTAGGGGCAGAACTGTTACAAGAATTAACGAAGGCTGATGAAGGATCTCAATACCTTGGAGAAGTAGCATTAGTTCCACATGAGTCACCAATTTCAGCATCTAATATTTTATATTACAATACGCTATTCGATGAAAATGCATCAAACCATTTAGCAATTGGAGAAGCATACCCAACATGCTATGAAGGTGGCAGTATACTTACAAAAGAACAACTAGAAGAAAAAGGAATTAATACATCCATTACACATGAAGACTTTATGATAGGAAACGGTGTAATGGATATAGACGGAATTTTACCAGATGGTACAGTAGAACCGATTTTCCGCAAAGGTAGTTGGGCATTTTAAAAAAACTAAAACACCACTCATTTAATGAGTGGTGTTTTTTTATATACCTATTTAGTTTCATTTTATCCCTCATTAACAGGCAGTAATCCGAAAAAAGCCCGTAAAAGCCCGATTTGTTCGGTCCAACAGGATGTTGGATACTCAGTTGTTGCCACAGGACGTGGCGAAATTAAATGGAGTTCTTTTTCAGTGGGAAAAAGCCACCCAGAAGGAAGTTTCACTTTATAGGCGTTTTCTTTTTTTTGGCATCAATTGCTTTTATGATGATTGGATAAACTATTGGCGCTATTTTAATAGCAGCTTTGACAACTTTTCGTACTTGCATAAATTAGCACTCCATTCTAAATACTTTCTATGTCCTACAATAAAACAGCTCTAAAATAGTCTTACTAAGCTTTTAAGACTTTAACACCTTGAATAATGTTCCAAATGAAAACAGCAATAGATATTACTACTTCTACAATCACAAAAATAAACCAAGCAATTACTAGGAATGTACCAGCTCCAGAGGATTCGTTCATAATATTCGTCTCGTAACTAAAAGGATTTGATGCTATTGTAAAAATAAATAATATAATTCCCAAAACAGTAGGAATGATTAGCAATAGATGAGAGATAAAAGCACGTTTTGCATGGCCTTTTACATCTCGGTCCGTCGTTACAAAATAAACGATTAACGGTAAAATAAAACCGGCAAAAAATATACTGAAATAACAAAGGGAAGAAAGTATACGATTATTATCCAAGATTAACACCTCCATTTACTATACATACGCATAATAATGGAGCAAAGATTCATGCATACTTAATTTATTTTGGCTTTTTAATTCATTTTTTAAACATGTATTATAGTCAATTTCATCATGCAAAATCTATATTAAAATGCCGAATGGAGTGGAAAATGGAGAGTCCTCGAATATCATTCGCATTTTCTTGGTATGGTGCAAACTCGAGGAGGCTATTTCAATACCTTTAAACTGTTACAAATAAAGGTCCTATATAAACAAGAGAACGCTATTTATAAGGATCAACCTAATGAAAATCAAATGGCAACATTTAAAAAAACTATAATATGCTAGCAATAGATAACTTTACGAAAAGGTTTATTAAGAACGGCTTCATGCAAATTGTGGTATAGTTAAGTGTAGATATTTAATGAGAAGGGATCGTTAGAAATGATTGCAAAAACGCAAGAAGAAATAGATGCTTTAATGAAAGCTGGTCGTGCAATGGCTGAAATTCGCGACGCGATGAAAGCTGCTACAAAACCAGGTGTAACTACAAAAGAATTAGATGACCTAGCTGGTCGCCTATTTGAAGAAAAAGGTGCGGTATCAGGTCCTAAAGCAGAATATGATTTCCCAGGATATACTTGTATTAGTGTAAACGAACAAGTAGCACATGGTATTCCAAATCACCATAAATTAAAAGCTGGAGACTTAATTAATATTGATGTATCTGGTCATGTAGATGGATATTATGCTGATACAGGTATTTCATTTATCGTAGGAGACGTTGATTTACCAGAGGTTCAAAAAATCTGCGATGTTGCTCAAAGTGCATTTGATCGAGCAATGAAGAAAGTAAAAGCTGGTTCACGACTAAACCAAATTGGTAAAGCTGTAGAACGTGAAGCACGTGATCATGGCTTATCAGTAATCATGAACTTAACTGGGCATGGTGTAGGTCATTCACTACACGAAGAACCGCAGTATGTATTAAACTACTTCGATGCTTGGGAACGTACAATTCTTAAAGAAGGTATGGTTTTAGCTGTGGAGCCTTTCATCTCACAAAAAGCAGAGCATATCGTAGAAGCAGGGGATGGATGGACTTTCATCACTCCAGATAAATCACTAGTAGCACAACTTGAACATACAATTATTGTGACAAACGGTGAACCAATTATTACGACAAAAATTGACTAAAAAGCATTAGGAAAAAGTCCGCTTGTTGTGAAAGATAAATGATCATGAGCAAGGGATTTTTTCTAAAAGTTAAAGGGAGTGCCTTATAAAGAGCAACAAAACACTTTTAAGGCAGCTCCCTAAAGTCCTCTGATCTTATTCGGAGGGCTTTTGTTTTTTTATAAAGATAATACCTACCACTAATACACCGCTCAAGAAAAGAGCAGCTGTTGTTACAAGCAATTCTTCAAATCCATTTTTAAAAGCAATACCAATAAAAGCCCATATATATATGATAGGGAAAAGAATATCATCATAATGGAAACGCAGATGCAATGCAACCGCTGTTCCAAATGTGAGCATAATTACAGCCCATAGTGGGTCGCTAAGTCCCAATAAGCTCCAATGATTATGAGTAAAGAGAAAGGCGATATTCATAAAAGTTATTATACTAACCCAAGCAAGATACATTGAAATCGGTAAGCGTCCACCCCATGAACGATGCCAAGCAGGATATGTAAAATACAAACCTGTTAATGACAATAACATGAAAACAATCACAATAATGGACCATGTGAAATATTCATAATGCCAAAGATAAATCCATAACATATTAAAGATCGAACTAGCTACAAACAATAGTGCTTGTAATAAACTAATCTGAAATTTATTGCGGTGATTTTTCCATAAAAGATAAATCCAATAGGCCAAAATAATATAAATAATTACCCTAATAATATAAACATATCCTGCTGGACTAAAAAGGACAGTATAGCTGTTGGAGATTTCACTTGTTGTATGACCATTTAGTGGAATAATATTAGCAGTTGCACTAAATACAATCATTGCGATATAAAAAATTGTAAGTACTATTAGTCTGACCAATAAAATCTCCCCCCTTTATAATAGATTAAAGAAATCTAATCCATTGATCACAAGTTATTAAAATCTAAAATGGTTATTTAAAACGGTCATCTTTAAGTATACAATCGTTTCGCTTCAACAACAAATACCATTTTAGTGAACTTTGAAGTATTATGTTAATATGGAAGAAAAAAGGGAGTGAGTATAAGTGGAAAAACATATAGAAAATATGAATTTAGATAAACACTTAGATGGAAAAATTTCTTATAAAAAAGAACTGAAAAAA
This window of the Rummeliibacillus pycnus genome carries:
- a CDS encoding aminopeptidase; protein product: MTFQEKLEQFAELAVKVGANIQKGQTLLINTTTDTVEFTRLVVKKAYEAGAARVTVNFSDDVINRAFFDHAPDDEFAKFPRWISEQRDELIERKGALLWIDAADPDNLTGVPVEKLSAHQKASGKALENYRDAVMNDKIAWSIIAVPSKKWAAKVFPNLTEKEQVPALWEAIFKTVHIGEGYVIDNWEQHLKNLDARADILNKKRYAKLHYTAPGTDLTIELPDKHIWCTGASHTPEGTSFVANMPTEEVYTMPSKYGVNGYVSNTKPLVFQGNIIDQFKITFENGKIVKTEAGVGAELLQELTKADEGSQYLGEVALVPHESPISASNILYYNTLFDENASNHLAIGEAYPTCYEGGSILTKEQLEEKGINTSITHEDFMIGNGVMDIDGILPDGTVEPIFRKGSWAF
- a CDS encoding DUF4870 domain-containing protein; the protein is MDNNRILSSLCYFSIFFAGFILPLIVYFVTTDRDVKGHAKRAFISHLLLIIPTVLGIILFIFTIASNPFSYETNIMNESSGAGTFLVIAWFIFVIVEVVISIAVFIWNIIQGVKVLKA
- the map gene encoding type I methionyl aminopeptidase, which codes for MIAKTQEEIDALMKAGRAMAEIRDAMKAATKPGVTTKELDDLAGRLFEEKGAVSGPKAEYDFPGYTCISVNEQVAHGIPNHHKLKAGDLINIDVSGHVDGYYADTGISFIVGDVDLPEVQKICDVAQSAFDRAMKKVKAGSRLNQIGKAVEREARDHGLSVIMNLTGHGVGHSLHEEPQYVLNYFDAWERTILKEGMVLAVEPFISQKAEHIVEAGDGWTFITPDKSLVAQLEHTIIVTNGEPIITTKID
- a CDS encoding tryptophan-rich sensory protein, which codes for MVRLIVLTIFYIAMIVFSATANIIPLNGHTTSEISNSYTVLFSPAGYVYIIRVIIYIILAYWIYLLWKNHRNKFQISLLQALLFVASSIFNMLWIYLWHYEYFTWSIIVIVFMLLSLTGLYFTYPAWHRSWGGRLPISMYLAWVSIITFMNIAFLFTHNHWSLLGLSDPLWAVIMLTFGTAVALHLRFHYDDILFPIIYIWAFIGIAFKNGFEELLVTTAALFLSGVLVVGIIFIKKQKPSE